One genomic window of Glycine soja cultivar W05 chromosome 9, ASM419377v2, whole genome shotgun sequence includes the following:
- the LOC114425745 gene encoding uncharacterized protein LOC114425745: MSNKSPVFPIPDPQHFSDYGFDPQINYFQVLEEAMKHKRETARSIDSIHFKLQKPISKDDSRSKAHRPRKKRWWRSALLFFKWRWAHHHHNNDDHDIHQARARAFRASISGPVYWTEARSGSATPYRSTSRPSSGPLAGTVTPPAKDDVDTPYLSLRELNMEQQQQLQQRMSTSAMPIYLVT; the protein is encoded by the exons ATGTCCAACAAGTCCCCAGTTTTCCCCATCCCAGACCCCCAACACTTCAGCGACTATGGATTTGACCCTCAAATCAACTATTTCCAG GTGTTGGAAGAAGCCATGAAGCACAAGCGCGAGACAGCGAGATCCATAGACTCCATCCACTTCAAGCTCCAGAAGCCCATTTCCAAGGACGACTCACGTAGCAAGGCCCACAGGCCCAGGAAGAAGCGCTGGTGGAGAAGCGCCCTCCTCTTCTTCAAGTGGCGCTGGgcccaccaccaccacaacaaCGACGACCACGACATCCACCAGGCCCGGGCCCGGGCCTTCCGGGCCTCAATTTCGGGCCCGGTCTACTGGACCGAGGCCCGAAGCGGCTCCGCCACCCCCTACCGCTCCACCAGCCGCCCCTCCTCCGGGCCACTCGCCGGAACCGTAACGCCGCCGGCGAAGGATGACGTGGACACACCTTACTTGAGTCTTAGAGAACTCAACAtggagcaacaacaacaactccaGCAGAGGATGTCTACCTCGGCCATGCCCATATACTTGgtcacttga